The following nucleotide sequence is from Bacillota bacterium.
TTATCAACTATTAATTTTAAAGCAGCACTTTGAACTCTTCCTGCTGATTTTGATTTAATTTTGCTTTGTAATAATTTGCTTAATTTAAATCCAATAATTCGATCTAAAATCCGTCTGGTCTCTTGGCTTGAAACCAAATCATAATCAATGGCTTTTGGTTCTTTAAAGGCTTGAAGAATCGCATCTCTTGTTATTTCATTAAAAATAACTCTTTTTACGATTTTATCTTTTACATCAAGCGTATCTAATAGATGCCAACTAATGGCTTCTCCTTCTCTGTCAGGGTCTGTCGCAAGATAGACTTCTTTCACGTTTTTTAACGCTTGATTTAAATCTTTTACGAGACTTTTCTTATCTGGAAGAATTTTATAAACGGGTGTAAAGTCATTTTCAATATCAATTCCTAGCCCACCAACTCCAGAAATCGCAAGATCTCTTATGTGTCCTTTGGATGATTTAACTTGATAATCTTTTCCTAAATATTGCTCAATTGTCTTTGATTTAGAAGGAGACTCAACGATTACTAATTTATCGGCCATGAATATTACCTCATTTCAGTATGTAAGTATACTCACATCTTAAGAACTTGTCAACCAATTTTATTTGAAAAAATCGTGAGGCTTTTCCTTAATAATTATATTATTAAAAAAAATCAGGTTTTTAAGAGAAGATATTCCTTAAGATAATTTCTTTCTATAATAGAGAGAAAAATGATGATTTTTGATGACTTTCTATTTTTGAAAAAAAACTCCCGAAGAATCGGGAGTCAATAGTCAGGAGGATTTGGTCTTACAACAAGTTGCCAGACCAAATCATGAAAGCTTAAAACAAAATCTATCTTCCTTCAGAAAGAGTGTTAAAAAGATTGCTATAGTTATTCAATTTATATGAAGGAAAGGCTTGGTATTCTTGAACGCTTTTGAAAATTTTAGCTTTGTCGTTAAAACCAAAGAACACTTCTGCTTGATCTAATGCTAATACATTTAAATACATAGCAGTTTCATCATCTAGTTCAAATATATTATAAGTATAGGAATCCTTTTTATCAAAGTAATCATCGAAAGTATCTGAATTCACATTTACTTCGTATGGCATAAAATACTTGATTGGGACTCTACTTGGATTGATGAATTGATTTTTTCTTTCAAATAGAATGGAGTTTTCATTCAATTTTTTAAATAGTGGATGAATCAAAACAATCATAAAGTCTTGCAATAAAGGAAACATCCAAAAGTTTTCATGAAAAATGTTTGCTTCTCGGTATGATTGGAAAAGACCATTAAAAATAACATCGTTTCGTTTGGCTAAAGAAATTTTTTCTTCAACTAATTTATAAAGGAATCCAGCTTTTGTATACATAGGAACTTTTCCAGTACTGAAATCGTATGCTTTTAATTTGTCTCTTTCACTTACTGAATACACATCTGGCAAAACAAAATCAACTTTTTTGCTTGTTTTCCAGAATCCAAGATAGGCACTATTTAGTAAATACCAGTAATGAAATAAAAGATAAGAACAATTTGGGTGCTTTGGAATATTTTCAAACTTTGTTGTAATAATTATTTTGATATCTTCGGTAATTCTATCTTTTTCAGAATACTTAGATACATCTTTAAATTTACGCTCATGATTGGTTAACCCAAGATATTGTTGCTCGTAAAAATAGATGTCATCAATTGAAAAATTACCAACAGGTTTCCGGATCAGGAAGGAGAGAAGAAAACGCCTTACCTCATTTAATTCGTCGCAATTAAGGGTAATTGAATCTTCGGTTTTTCGGAATTTATGTTCATAGACTGGGAGGAATTCCTGTTCTAGACTCTGATTTAAACTATTCGCCAAAAAAGAAGTTTCTTTATCGTTTTCGTTCCATCCTAAACTGTTTTGTCCGTATGCTTTCGATGAAGAGATCAAATTACAATCATTGTCTTCAATGTTGTACTTCCAAATTAAATTTTCTTGACTTGTGCCGCTTTTTCTTTCAATCGAAAAGTTATTTAAAATAAACTTAGGAATGAAGCGGTTATTTGCTAACTCTGGCATAAAGTACCTCCTAAAAACAATAACGTTATCCTGTATAATTCCGCCCTGTTTTTTTATTGTTCTTTTTGTTGTGATCTATATCCTTGCATCGTTGTAATATGGTATTTAAACCCTTATTCGTTATAATCTACTATTACACAACTTGAATAAAATACATTTGTTCGTAAGTAATCAGTTCATCCCCAAC
It contains:
- a CDS encoding DUF4238 domain-containing protein is translated as MPELANNRFIPKFILNNFSIERKSGTSQENLIWKYNIEDNDCNLISSSKAYGQNSLGWNENDKETSFLANSLNQSLEQEFLPVYEHKFRKTEDSITLNCDELNEVRRFLLSFLIRKPVGNFSIDDIYFYEQQYLGLTNHERKFKDVSKYSEKDRITEDIKIIITTKFENIPKHPNCSYLLFHYWYLLNSAYLGFWKTSKKVDFVLPDVYSVSERDKLKAYDFSTGKVPMYTKAGFLYKLVEEKISLAKRNDVIFNGLFQSYREANIFHENFWMFPLLQDFMIVLIHPLFKKLNENSILFERKNQFINPSRVPIKYFMPYEVNVNSDTFDDYFDKKDSYTYNIFELDDETAMYLNVLALDQAEVFFGFNDKAKIFKSVQEYQAFPSYKLNNYSNLFNTLSEGR